The window CGACCCCTGGGAGGCGGGACTGGCGGCGAATTACGTGCCCCACAGCTCGGACAGCGCGACCGGGGTCGACGCACTGGCCGGATAAGTCGTTAAATGTTCTTTTCGGCGAAGAGGGCGAAGACGTTGTGCCTGGATTTCAGATGCCGTAGGCCTCTTCAAACATTCCCGAAATCACGCGTATCAGCGAGGCTTCGCTCCTTTAGAAAGCGCTGGCGAGCGTGGACCGCTTACGCGGTTCGGACGATACGCCCGGGAGTGCCGAGTTCGCGCTGAAGACGCGTGGGGGCCTGGCTCTGCCCGGCCTGGCGCGTTGAGGTCGTGTTAGGCGGCCACACACGTGACGTATCACCGGCATCATGCCGACGGGCTGACCTGAGACCGCGCAACATGGATTATCAGACAGCCGTTTCCTCCCATCACACTCCATTCAACGGTGGTCGTGCGTAGTGATTGCCAGGCGTTGCTCACGAGAAACGTCGCGATCCCCGCATGAATACGTGCTTTGAGGCGACCCTCGGTTATTTTGTAGATGACCGACGGTCGTGCTTTGAGGCAACCCTCGGTTGTTTTGTAGATGACCGAGGGTCCTGACTGACGCGAGGGTCCTGACTGACGGTCGGGTTGCGAATTGGATTTCACACGCCCCTCGGTTGCTACGCCTGGGACGGGTTGTCGCGGGGCATTCTACGTCTTCGAGAAAGCCGCTGTTTCTTCGGCTCGAGACTGGCGTCTACGTGAACGCGGTAGCCATGACCGCATACGGGTTGACATTTAGGTGGGTGAGGGGTGACGCAGCCACATGGCCGACACTCGCGCTGCTTGTGGGTTAAGACCGAGACCGGTGGAGATTTGCTGAGGGGGGAAGAATGCGACAGACGCGATGGCTGGCAAGGGGGGGATTTGCGTGTGCGACCGTGCTGGTGTTGGTGGGATGCGGATCCGGGCAAGAAGAGATGGCCCGCCGCGTCTTTGAGAGTCGCGTCGCCCGGGTTTCCGTCAACGTAGAACGCAATGAGGTTCACGTCTTCGGCTCCGACCAGACGAGCGGTGCGGTCATTGATCGATGGACTCAGTCAGGCGACGCCTACCGTGAGCTTGGGGAGGCGCAGGATGGCGATCGCGTTGACGTTGTGGCGAGCTGCGAGCGTAGCGGGGAGTGTCGTGCTCGGTATGACCTGGCGCTGGCAAAGTCGACACTGGTAGATGTGGCGATGCAGCAGGGCAATCTGGGGCTTTACCACCTGGGCTCGGAGGTGCGCGCTACGGTAGGGCAGGGCTCGATCGTGGGCAAACATATTACCGCACGGCACGTGGAGTTAGGGTTGGGCCGAGGACGCATCGATGTGATCATGGCAGACAGGCCCGAGTTGCTGGTAGTGCGCATCGATGAAGGCCGTGTAAACCTTGTCATGCCGCCGGGGCGCTACCGCTGCGAGTTCGATCGTTTCGATGAAGCCATTCATCTCAACGGATTGGACTGCCACGGCCGGATGGCTCAGGGTATCCGTCTGGAGTTGGGCAAGGGCGCATACGTGACCTTTAAGTCCAATGTTAACTACGTCGGGCCCACGCCGTGAAATGTCGTAAGATGTGTCTGGGGTGCCTCTCGGAGACTCCGAGATTGAATGCATGGCCACCTGGCGCTGGCTCAACGGGCGTATGAGCCTTGCGGGGCACCGACTTCGCTTAATCCCGGGGGGGCGGTTACAGTCGTACGGGACAGTTGTCCCTGGGGCATTTTTCGCTGCGGAACAGGTGACCCTGGGTCATTTTTCGGTCGACCGAGGGTCGCTTGAAGGCAGCTCTATGGCATATTGATGCTCGTCGGACGGCCCCTCGGTGTCACATCCGAGCACACCCGTGATGAGCTCCGACCCTGTGAGTACGTACTCGACGCTCTCAGGCCATCCTTCACGTTCGTGCACGCTGCGCCAGGCTTGGAAGCGCTCGACCGGCTGTGCTACCACCTTCGTAGAGATCCTTGGATGATGGTGGCGGTGCTCCGCTGTGGTCGCGCATTCAGAGCGCAGGAGAAAGACGTGGCAAAGATCAAACTCAGTGAGACGCTTCGTTTTCTGGGAACCCGGCTCAACAAAATTACCGGCAGTGATCTGGAGTTCCTGCTCGAAGTGGAAGAGGCACGGGTTCGACCTGGAGAGGCTATTCACGCCGAAGCCCGGGTCCGTTCCCCGGAGTCGGGAGAGCGCGAACTCACTCATATTTCCATCAGCCTCCGTGGGCAGGTCCAACGCGAGGGGCAGTGGCAGGATTATGACCAGCGTGCCGAAGTCGCCCACAACACTCATCTTCCCGGCGGACATGAGTTTGTGGTGCCCATAGAAGTGCTCATTCCTGAAGATGCCGTGCTTAGCGAAGACGGCGCCACCTGGAGCCTTCGTGCGCAGGCCGTGGTCGACCGCAGCGTGGACCCACGAGCCGAAGCAAACTTTGAGGTCGTCGGCGACTAAGCCGCGTGCTTGAGGCATGTTCCCCGGGGGGCATGCTACTTCAGCATGCCGACCTCGCCCGGCGAGAAATGACGCACCCGGGTTCCCGGTCATGCGCGCATTTTTCGGGCGCAACGTCGAATCATGGCATAGTCACGCACGTTTCGTGCGACCCTGGGTCAATCTGGAAGTGACCCTGGCTCAAGGGACAATGCCCCCTGGCGGTTCCGGAGAACCGTGTTTTTGAGGCATCGGTGGGCGCGCTACGCCCACCAGGAGGCACGCGATATCTGTATGCCGACATCGTTCAGAGGATGATGCTTCCGGACGTTTTTTACGACGACGCGTTCGGAACGTAACGTCGGTATAGGGCATAACCAAGCCGATTCATGCAGCCCTGGGTCAATCTGGGAACGACCCTTGGTCAATCAGGAAGGCGACCCTGGGTCAATCTGGGAACGACCCTTGGTCAATCAGGAAGGTGACCCTGGGTCGATCTGGGAACGACCCTGGGTCAACTCTGAGCTCCATCCAGAATGACGCCCGCTCGACTCTGAGGCCGAGTCATTTTATGGCTCTGGATCGGCCCTACGGTCTTCGGCCAGGCACCTTGGGGCTCGTGCACCGCGCCAACCGCATCCCTCCCGACGTGCACTCATCCTGTGAGACCGAAGAAGCCAGCCACGAACGACAAGACCGAAGAAACCAGCTACGAATGAAGCGGTCGCCCCTGGAAGCTGTCGCCTATCATGGGTGGTCGACCCGGGTAGGCCACCCAGGGTCGCTTCCGGTCAAACAAGGGCAGTCGAAGTCATCGGTGATGTACACCCATGGTCTCGGTATGAATCAGCTCCAGGCGCGGGCGGCTGGAGTGTGCCAGCTCAAAGAAGGTCAGCTCCGGTGCCGCTCCGATGCGCCAGGGCCAGGAGGCCGAGCCCAGCCCACGGTTGATGTAGAGGTAGGCCCCGTCGAGAAAATACGCCCCCACGTGGTAGCGCGCCCCTAACTTCTGGGCGATGCGGTGGGTGACCCCGGGGATGTTGAACTGGTAGCCGTGGGTGTGTCCGCTTAAGATCAGGTGCGCACCACGCGCAGCCAGCTCCGGTGCCAGCGAAGGCACGTGATTCAAGGTCAGGCAAAAGGGAGTGCCGTCGATCGCGGAGAACGCCTGGTTGACGTCGGATCGTTGGGTGACATGATCGTCGACGCCCACCAGCTCAATCGGTCCCATCGCGCTTTCTATGATGCGGTTTTCATTGATAAGCAGTGGGATATCAAAGCGAGAAAACGCCTCATGGGCAGTGTCAGTGCAGGTCCAGTGGTCGTGGTTTCCCAACACAGCGTAGGTGGGCGCGTTGAGCCTGGCCAGGGTCTCTACCGCCGGCATCAGATCGTGGCGGCTGTAACCGACGTAATCCCCGGTCAGCGCGACCAGGTCTGGGGACTGGCGGTTCACAAAATCGACGACCTGCGCCATGTGTCTCGGTTTGACCCAGCGGCCCAGATGCACATCGCTGATTTGCGCAATGCGATAGCCCTCTTGCGAGAGGGGGACTTTCGGGTGCCAGAGGCGGTAGCGGTTGATCTCGATCGACTTCAGCGGGTTGATCATCGCGTAAGGCTCATCATGGGGAAGGTCATGCGTCGATTGGGAATGGGTGGGGGGAATGCCACCTCGGGTGGTTCCGTTCGTTTGGCGGTTGTGTTAAGGGCGCGGCGTGCCTAAGTTGCCC of the Lujinxingia sediminis genome contains:
- a CDS encoding sporulation protein, with the protein product MAKIKLSETLRFLGTRLNKITGSDLEFLLEVEEARVRPGEAIHAEARVRSPESGERELTHISISLRGQVQREGQWQDYDQRAEVAHNTHLPGGHEFVVPIEVLIPEDAVLSEDGATWSLRAQAVVDRSVDPRAEANFEVVGD
- a CDS encoding metallophosphoesterase, which encodes MINPLKSIEINRYRLWHPKVPLSQEGYRIAQISDVHLGRWVKPRHMAQVVDFVNRQSPDLVALTGDYVGYSRHDLMPAVETLARLNAPTYAVLGNHDHWTCTDTAHEAFSRFDIPLLINENRIIESAMGPIELVGVDDHVTQRSDVNQAFSAIDGTPFCLTLNHVPSLAPELAARGAHLILSGHTHGYQFNIPGVTHRIAQKLGARYHVGAYFLDGAYLYINRGLGSASWPWRIGAAPELTFFELAHSSRPRLELIHTETMGVHHR